One window from the genome of Gammaproteobacteria bacterium encodes:
- the gatB gene encoding Asp-tRNA(Asn)/Glu-tRNA(Gln) amidotransferase subunit GatB, whose amino-acid sequence MQWEVVIGLEVHAQLATKSKIFSGAATAYGAAPNTQACAVDLGLPGVLPVLNQEVVRMATRFGVAVNANVAARSVFARKNYFYPDLPKGYQISQYEQPIVAGGYLDIELENGEAKRINITRAHLEEDAGKSLHEDFQGCTGIDLNRAGTPLLEIVSEPELRSAKEAVAYLKKLHALLRYLEICDGNMQEGSFRCDANVSVRPLGQAAFGTRTELKNLNSFRFVERAINFEVERQIDVIEGGGKIIQQTRLYDAVKDETRSMRVKEEANDYRYFPDPDLLPVLIEPHFIEQVRSQLPELPDAKKQRFVTTYALSMYDANFLTASRAWANYYEAVVQAGGDAKLAANWLMGEVAANLNKQNLDIDQFAITEKQLAGLLRRISDNTISNKMAKEVFETMLAGEGDADTVIAAKGLQQMSNTGEIEAIIDQILADNPDQLAQYRAGKEKLWSFFVGQVMKATQGKANPGYLNELLKQKLDT is encoded by the coding sequence ATGCAATGGGAAGTAGTGATTGGTCTGGAAGTGCACGCGCAGTTAGCAACCAAAAGTAAAATATTTTCGGGTGCAGCAACAGCGTATGGCGCTGCGCCGAACACGCAAGCCTGCGCGGTAGATTTAGGTTTGCCTGGTGTGTTGCCGGTATTGAATCAAGAAGTGGTGCGCATGGCGACGCGGTTTGGTGTAGCGGTGAATGCAAACGTTGCGGCGCGTTCCGTATTTGCGCGGAAAAATTATTTTTATCCTGATTTGCCGAAAGGTTATCAAATTTCTCAGTATGAACAACCGATTGTGGCCGGTGGTTATTTAGATATTGAATTAGAAAATGGTGAGGCTAAGCGTATTAATATTACGCGTGCGCATTTAGAAGAAGATGCAGGCAAATCTTTGCATGAAGATTTTCAAGGATGTACAGGCATTGATTTAAATCGCGCCGGTACGCCTTTGTTGGAAATTGTTTCTGAGCCTGAATTGCGTTCGGCGAAAGAAGCGGTTGCGTATTTAAAAAAATTACACGCATTGCTGCGTTATTTAGAAATTTGTGACGGCAATATGCAAGAAGGTTCGTTTCGTTGTGATGCGAATGTGTCGGTGCGACCGCTAGGCCAAGCTGCATTTGGTACGCGGACTGAGTTAAAAAACCTGAACTCTTTTCGTTTTGTAGAACGCGCGATTAATTTTGAAGTGGAACGTCAGATTGATGTGATTGAAGGCGGTGGAAAAATAATTCAGCAAACTCGTTTGTATGATGCGGTCAAAGATGAAACGCGCTCGATGCGTGTTAAAGAAGAAGCCAATGACTATCGTTATTTTCCGGATCCCGATTTATTGCCCGTTTTGATTGAGCCGCATTTTATTGAGCAAGTGCGCAGTCAGTTGCCCGAGTTACCTGATGCAAAAAAACAACGTTTTGTAACGACGTATGCTTTGAGTATGTATGACGCGAATTTTTTAACCGCAAGTCGGGCATGGGCGAATTATTATGAAGCGGTCGTGCAAGCGGGTGGTGATGCTAAATTAGCTGCGAATTGGTTAATGGGCGAAGTGGCGGCGAATTTAAATAAACAAAATCTCGACATTGATCAATTTGCCATTACCGAAAAACAACTCGCAGGTTTATTGCGCCGTATTAGCGATAACACCATTTCCAACAAAATGGCTAAAGAAGTTTTTGAGACAATGTTAGCGGGTGAGGGTGATGCAGACACTGTTATTGCCGCTAAAGGTCTGCAGCAAATGTCGAACACGGGTGAAATTGAAGCGATTATCGATCAGATATTGGCGGACAATCCTGATCAATTAGCCCAATACCGTGCTGGTAAAGAAAAGTTATGGAGCTTTTTTGTGGGCCAAGTGATGAAAGCTACGCAAGGCAAAGCTAACCCCGGTTACTTAAATGAATTACTTAAACAAAAATTAGATACTTAA